One Triticum dicoccoides isolate Atlit2015 ecotype Zavitan chromosome 5B, WEW_v2.0, whole genome shotgun sequence genomic window carries:
- the LOC119312107 gene encoding translation initiation factor IF-2-like, which yields MEGFCLVVDSVRRSLLLEPLHRSTFSFECNLLSLLWSCAGGRRQGPPGDPLWCPPRPPATSARTRTTSPSSTAAAAPGARAANGAASAAAGQPRLRPPRPGARRRRSKRRPCSRAMTLTRPSATSMMASLTSSPGCSSWAWSTCAWATRPRSGSPPSEAIARLEPRVPRYPPQALCLPRLQPAPPRGPGAAPQGARACRALHERLQVGRAALRARGVHGHAPVQGGVLDVLLSSYHGVSDGERHPVGLAEEEGETWGLKKGSRTILMPSSSHVD from the exons ATGGAGGGATTTTGCCTTGTGGTCGATTCAGTTCGCCGTTCTCTCCTACTCGAGCCGCTGCATCGTTCAACCTTTAGCTTTGAG TGTAATTTGTTATCGCTGCTTTGGAGCTGCGCAGGGGGCCGCCGCCAAGGACCTCCCGGAGATCCTCTATGGTGTCCTCCACGCCCCCCCGCGACGAGCGCAAGGACCAGGACGACGTCGCCGTCCAGTACCGCCGCGGCGGCCCCGGGGGCAAGAGCGGCAAACGGCGCTGCGTCAGCGGCGGCAGGGCAGCCGCGGCTGAGGCCGCCAAGGCCCGGCGCGAGAAGGAGGCGGAGCAAACGCAGGCCATGCTCGCGTGCTATGACTCTGACGAGGCCTTCCGCAACCTCTATGATGGCGTCGCTAACCTCTTCGCCGGGCTGCTCAAGTTGGGCCTGGAGCACCTGTGCGTGGGCGACACGACCAAGATCGGGTTCGCCGCCAAGTGAGGCCATCGCGCGACTCGAGCCCCGAGTACCTCGCTATCCCCCACAAGCACTATGCCTGCCGCGTCTGCAACCGGCTCCGCCGCGAGGTCCAGGTGCCGCTCCTCAAGGTGCTCGAGCTTGCCGAGCTCTACATGAGCGCCTGCAAGTGGGACGAGCTGCCCTACGCGCGCGTGGCGTCCACGGCCATGCGCCAGTACAAGGAGGCGTCCTggatgtgcttctttcttctt ATCATGGGGTCAGCGACGGCGAACGGCACCCAGTAGGGCTGGCCGAGGAAGAGGGTGAGACGTGGGGATTGAAGAAGG GTTCCAGGACTATATTGATGCCATCGTCAAGTCATGTAGACTAA